In Listeria cossartiae subsp. cossartiae, one genomic interval encodes:
- a CDS encoding DUF2971 domain-containing protein, protein MKMIEDNNLYHFTSADTAVNFILKNETLKFSSFRYVNDPKESKSWPFKFYGHSIENKDKFKPNFFHESNDFIKDHWLVLCMTRANKEIAYDMKMWDSYGQKHKGICLVFDHKKLSKVLNSQTNNFLFEKEIHYTDINNTGSIFNLYSINGYFKTFTGINFPFIINYLKCMYNPFLLSNISNPFMLQLEHYLHIGKENYLKWHSIHFNKNLFFNKSLSWKDEKEYRYILYSNNSAENQFLTYKDSLIEVILGNDISIADRKKIKEVLKNKNIKISQLIYNNWHGSLFDITNSEENDNSVIDISTSFRVDVPQRFLFTSTNTKNGVEFLFFDWETGDVSVLPLGE, encoded by the coding sequence ATGAAAATGATTGAAGACAATAATTTATATCATTTTACAAGTGCAGATACTGCTGTAAATTTTATACTTAAAAATGAAACATTAAAATTCAGCAGTTTTAGATATGTAAACGATCCTAAAGAATCAAAATCATGGCCCTTTAAATTTTATGGACACTCTATAGAGAACAAAGACAAATTCAAGCCCAATTTTTTTCATGAAAGCAATGACTTTATTAAAGATCATTGGTTGGTACTTTGTATGACAAGAGCAAATAAAGAAATTGCCTATGATATGAAAATGTGGGATTCATATGGTCAAAAACATAAAGGAATTTGTTTAGTCTTTGACCATAAAAAATTATCAAAAGTTTTAAATTCACAAACAAATAACTTTTTATTTGAAAAGGAAATACATTATACCGATATTAATAATACAGGAAGTATATTTAATCTTTATTCTATTAATGGTTATTTTAAAACTTTTACGGGAATAAACTTCCCCTTCATCATTAACTACCTCAAGTGTATGTATAATCCATTTTTACTCTCTAATATCTCTAATCCCTTTATGCTTCAATTAGAGCACTATCTTCACATTGGTAAAGAGAACTACTTAAAGTGGCACTCAATTCATTTTAATAAAAATCTTTTTTTCAATAAATCATTATCTTGGAAAGATGAAAAAGAATACAGATATATTTTGTATTCTAATAATAGTGCAGAAAATCAATTCCTAACCTATAAAGACTCACTAATAGAAGTTATATTGGGAAATGATATTAGTATAGCTGATAGGAAAAAAATAAAAGAAGTTCTAAAAAATAAAAATATAAAGATATCTCAACTAATCTATAATAATTGGCATGGCTCACTATTTGATATTACTAATAGTGAAGAAAATGATAACAGTGTTATAGATATATCTACTAGTTTTCGAGTGGATGTTCCTCAAAGATTTTTGTTTACATCAACAAATACTAAGAATGGAGTTGAATTCCTTTTCTTTGATTGGGAAACTGGGGATGTATCAGTTTTGCCTTTAGGAGAATAG